DNA from bacterium:
TCGACCCGCAAGGAGCTTTCCTCGACCGGGCCGGGCGCGGCGTGCGGTTCATGCTCGACCATTTCCTGGACTGGCGCGAGGGTGGCTGGTTCTGGGTCCTGGAGCGTAACGGCCGCCAGGTGGACCGCAAAAAAATAGTCTACGGCCACAGTTTCGTGATCTACGCTTTCAGCGAGTACGCCCGGGCCTGCGGCGACAGCGCCGTGCTGGAGTTGGCCGAGCGCACTTTCGAGTGGCTCCAGGCTTTCGCGGCCGACAACCTGAACGGCGGCTGGTACGAGTTCTTCGAGCGCGAGTGGACCCACTGCCAGCCCGGGGAGTACGGCGGCGACCGCAAATCTTTCGATGTCCACATGCACCTGATGGAGGCGTTCACCAATCTCTACGCGGCCAGCGGCCGCGAGATTCACGCCCGCCGCGCCCGCGAGACCACGGAGTTGCTGGTCTCGCGCATGCTTCACCCCGAGCACGGCACTGCGATTGCGCAATTCTCCCCGGATTTCAAGCCCCTGCGGGCTATCATTTTCAAGAATGTCTGGGGTTCCGACCGCGAGGCCGAGGATGACCACGGGCGGCCCCTGGACAACACCTCCTACGGCCACAATGTCGAGTTCGCCTGGCTGCTGGGCCTGACAGTGCGCACACTCGGCCTC
Protein-coding regions in this window:
- a CDS encoding AGE family epimerase/isomerase, which codes for MDKQLSLCLEQVRAHLRQELLPYWSARGDDPLFGGFLTFFDREGNPTGESRKNLLAHARMIYAFSAIHRAGLDPQGAFLDRAGRGVRFMLDHFLDWREGGWFWVLERNGRQVDRKKIVYGHSFVIYAFSEYARACGDSAVLELAERTFEWLQAFAADNLNGGWYEFFEREWTHCQPGEYGGDRKSFDVHMHLMEAFTNLYAASGREIHARRARETTELLVSRMLHPEHGTAIAQFSPDFKPLRAIIFKNVWGSDREAEDDHGRPLDNTSYGHNVEFAWLLGLTVRTLGLDPSHYRSVQHKLYDHCLEFGLDRELGGVFCEGPHRGPARERNKEFWQQAEALTGFLDAWETFGDPRYREAYLELHRFVFGHVINHRVGEWLPLLGPDNRVLWDYMGHAWKINYHTVRAMLECERRLAALI